The Streptomyces sp. R28 region GCGAGACACCCGATCCGCGGGATCGGACGCGGTCCGTGGCGGTCCCGGCCGAGACGATGGTAGCCGTGGAGAGGCTTGTTGGCCCGGGCCAGGCCGGGTCCTTCATCGCGCTGGCCGCCGAACGGGAGGTGAGGGCCCGCGCCTTGGATCGGCTCGCCGCAAGTCACGTCACGTCAACCGATCTTGACGAAACCTCTTGAATCGGCGGCTCGTTGTCCACAGAATCGCCAATTCCCCTGTGGATAACCGCACTTGGTTGTGGATCAAACATCCGGAGCGAAATCGTTCGCGTGATTCACACCTCTCCCGGCACGCTGGTGGCATGGACGAAAGACGCACCGTGAAGGTGTCGAAGTACCTCTCGAAGCACCTGCGCCATCAGCCCGAGCGAATCGGGCTCACGCTCGACGAGGGCGGCTGGGTCGAGATCGACACCCTGATCGCCGCCGCGGGCGCGCACGGCTTCCGGTTCACCCGGAAAGAGCTGGACCACGTGGTCGCCGCCAATGACAAGCAGCGCTTCGCGATCGAGGGCACCCGGATCCGCGCCAGCCAGGGCCACAGCATCGACGTCGACCTCGGGCTGCCCCCGGCGACACCGCCGCCGTACCTCTACCACGGCACCGTGGCCGACAGCCTCGACGCGATCCGCGCCGAAGGGCTGCGGCCCATGAACAGGCACGACGTGCACCTCTCGCCCGACCGCGAGACCGCCACGCGGGTCGGCGCCCGGCGCGGCCGCCCACTGGTGCTCTCCGTGGACGCCGGCGCCATGCACCACGACGGCCATGTCTTCCACGTCAGCGCGAACGGGGTGTGGCTGACGAAGGCCGTGCCACCGGAGTACCTGCGTTTCCCCGACTCGGACTGACCCCCCTGCCTTACAGCAGGCTCGGGGCCCACCTCGGGCGTGCTCAGTGATATAGACCAATTTTCCCACCACGGAGGCCGCCGTCACCGCCACCGCCCTCCGCGCAGTCACCGCCGAGTACGCGCAATCAGCCTCACTCCGTGGCTGAGCAGCCGCGCGCGGTGACTGTTTCACGTGAAACCCGTTCGGCCGCTTACGCTCGACACATGAGTCTGCGCCTGAGCACCGTGATCCTCCCGTACCGTCGCTGGTCCGAGGGGGGCCGCGAGGCATGGCAGCGCGCGGAGCAGCTCGGCTTCCACACCGCGTACACCTACGACCACCTGTCCTGGCGCAGCTTCCGGGACGGCCCGTGGTTCGGTGCCGTGCCGACGCTGACCGCCGCCGCGGCCGTCACCGACCGTCTGCGGCTCGGCACTCTGGTGACCTCGCCGAACTTCCGGCATCCGGTGCCGTACGCCAAGGAACTGGTCTCCCTCGACGACATCTCCGGTGGCCGCTTCACGCTCGGCGTCGGTGCGGGCGGCTCGGGGTTCGACGCCACCGTGCTCGGCCAGGACCCGTGGACGCCGCGCGAGCGGGCCGACCGGTTCGCCGAGTTCGTCCAGCTCCTGGACCGGCTGCTGACCGAGGACGCGGTGTCGTACGAGGGCGACTTCTATTCGGCACACGAGGCACGCAACATCCCGGGCTGTGTGCAGCGCCCCCGGCTGCCCTTCGCGGTCGCCGCGACCGGCCCGCGTGGGCTGCGGCTCGCGGCGCGGTACGGGCAGGCATGGGTGACGACGGGCGACCCCAAGCTGTACGAGACCGGCACTCCCGAACAGTCGATTCAAGCCATTCGCGGACAGGCCGAGAAGCTGGCCGACGCCTGCGCCGAGATCGGCCGGGACACCGCCGACCTCGACAAGATCCTGCTCACCGGTTTCACTCCGGACCGCAGCCGTCCGTTGGAGTCCTTCGACGCGTTCGTGGACTTCGCGGGGCGCCATCAGGAACTGGGATTCACCGAGATCGTGGTCCACTGGCCGATCCCCGACTCGGACTTCGCGGCCGACGAGAAGGTCTTCGAGCAGATCGCCATGGAGGCGGCAGCTCAGCTGCGGTGAGCCGGTCGGGCGCGACAGTGCTGGTCAGGACCGTGTGGGCGGGGCCCTCAGGGACGGTTTCTCCTCAGGCGGTGCCTCAGATGTGCGGACTGCCGCACGGTCGTGCAGGCATATGCGGGAGAATGACCCGGTGACCTCAGCGACTCGACAGCCCCAGACTCCGGCCGCCGCCGCTGTCCGCCCGCGGCTCATCGCCACCGACCTGGACGGCACCCTTCTGCAAGAC contains the following coding sequences:
- a CDS encoding RNA 2'-phosphotransferase, with translation MDERRTVKVSKYLSKHLRHQPERIGLTLDEGGWVEIDTLIAAAGAHGFRFTRKELDHVVAANDKQRFAIEGTRIRASQGHSIDVDLGLPPATPPPYLYHGTVADSLDAIRAEGLRPMNRHDVHLSPDRETATRVGARRGRPLVLSVDAGAMHHDGHVFHVSANGVWLTKAVPPEYLRFPDSD
- a CDS encoding LLM class flavin-dependent oxidoreductase, with the translated sequence MSLRLSTVILPYRRWSEGGREAWQRAEQLGFHTAYTYDHLSWRSFRDGPWFGAVPTLTAAAAVTDRLRLGTLVTSPNFRHPVPYAKELVSLDDISGGRFTLGVGAGGSGFDATVLGQDPWTPRERADRFAEFVQLLDRLLTEDAVSYEGDFYSAHEARNIPGCVQRPRLPFAVAATGPRGLRLAARYGQAWVTTGDPKLYETGTPEQSIQAIRGQAEKLADACAEIGRDTADLDKILLTGFTPDRSRPLESFDAFVDFAGRHQELGFTEIVVHWPIPDSDFAADEKVFEQIAMEAAAQLR